From the genome of Haloarcula taiwanensis:
ATGTAGCCGGTTCCGTGGTTAAACACCAGCGTGTAGTTGCCGGGCGGGAGCTGGAACGAGGCAGTCCCGGCCGGCGTCGTCTGTGTGTAGACGGTCTGGACCGCGGTGCCGTCGTCGAGCACCGTGATCCGAGCGTCGGCGGGACTGACCTCACCCTCGTCGTCTATCGTTGCGGTGACGTTGACTGGTGCCGGCCCCTCCAGCGAGTCGAAGTCTGCGGTGGCTGTCTCGCCGCCGGTGACAGTGACGGATTTTGGCTCTGATGCCGCAAATCCGCTGGCATCAGCCGTCAGCGTGTACTCGCCGGCGGGGAGTTCGAGTTCGTACGTTCCCGTCTCCGAGCCGACGGTGTAGGTGAACGCACGGTCGCCCTTCGAGGCGGTGACTGTGGCCTGTGAGACGGACTCGTTGTCCGTACTCTCGATGCTGCCGGTCACCGTTCCCGTCTCGGTGCCATGCTGCTTGTTGTAGTACTCGCTGGTCGCGCTACTTGCGCCCTCCGAGCCGACGAAGAGGGCGAACTCTGCTGACCGCGTTTCGCCGGGGTCGAGGCGGTGTTCGAGCCACGGGTCAACCCATGTCGTGGAACCCGTGTACGACGTAAAGGAGCCGTTCCCGCCCCAGACGCCGTAGCTCACGCGGTCACCGGTGAGCGCGGCCCAGGGCTGGTCGAGTGTGTCGGCACTCACCGGCGGCGAACGCGTTTCCTCGACCGTCCCCGAACCGGGGAGCCAGGTTGATTGCCCCTCAGAACTCAGTGCCGCCCCGCTCTGGAGGCGCTCGGAATCGTTGACCGGGAGGCGCTGGTCGCCGCCGTTCTCCATCGTGGTGTTGATCCAGATGTGGCTGGAGTTGGCCGGCAGCGTATACGTCGTCGTGACGGACACGTTCGAGTTCGTACTGACGTGGCCGGTCGCGGTGACGACTGCTGCGCCGCTGGGCCCGGTCGCGTTCTGGTACTCGAAGGACTCGTAGTCCGGCCACGTCCCGAAGTTGTTGAACGCGAACTCGGCGACGCCGATCTGGTCGGTCGTCAGCCCGTACGCGTTGGCGTCGTAGATGCCACCGGGGAGCGTGCCGAAGGGACCGTTTGTTTCGGTGCCGATGGCGGCGGCGACTTCACTGTTTTTCAGAACGATGGTTTCGTTCGCTGGTGTCTCGCCGCCCTTGATTCGCTCGCCGGTGACGGCGACCGGCTTGTCCGGTCGCTCGACGTGGCCCGACGAGGCCAGCCACTTCACCGTCCGGAAGAGAAACGGCCGCGTATCGGTTTGCTGGTGTTCGGCCTGCCACTCGTCGGTGAGATACGTCGTGAGCGACTTCTGACTGCCGAAGGCGACGACGCGGCCGTTGTCACCGATGTCCCACGTCGCGGCCGCACCGACGATGCGCTCGCCACGGGGATACTCCGTCTCTGTCGTGGAGTAGGTGTACTCGTAGGTGTCGCTGTCACCGTACAGTAACGGGGCCTGGGTCCCGTTTTCGGTATCGGTCACGTTGAGACTGACCCCGTCGTACTCCACGGTGTCGACGGTGTTCATTATGGGATGCTGGCCCGTGTTGTGCAGAATGACCCGCCACTCGTAATCTGCAACTGTCTTGTTCGTCGGATCCTGAATGTTCCGGAGCCACTTGTCGCTCTCGCCGTTGAAGTGAAGCCCGTACGGGTCGGTGATGTCGTTGAGCTTGCCGGCGTGGCCCTGCAGCGGCGAGGTCCAGTCCCCGACGACGAACAGGCTGCCGCCGTTTCTGACGTATTCGTCGATTGCGTCCTGCTCGGCCTCGCTATAGGCCGTCTGGGGGACGGGAATGATGACCACGTCGTAGTCCGACAGCCCGTTCGCGGCCGAACTGTTCCACGAGGTCAGCCCGCCGCTCGTCGACCGTTTCGTGTCGACGTCGTACCCGCGCTCGCTGAGTCGGTTCGCGAACTTCGTGAACGTTGAGCCCTGATGGCTCCCGTCGATCAACACGTCGACGCCGGCACCACTGTTGTTGAGGTCGACTGATCCGTCAGGAACCGGACAGCTCCCGTCAAGCTGACAGGTCGCCCCACCAGCTGTGGCCGTCTGTGCCATCGTCTGACTGTTCACCGTTGCCACCTCGCTTTGCTCGCTCGGTGCAGCAGCGGCACTTCCGAGGAAACCGGTGCTGACAACCGAGAAAACGAGTAGTACGCTGAGTAGTACTGGCCGTATGTGATTTCTACCCATCACTTCCTATACCGTATTGTGACTATATAGTTAAAATTTACCATGGTCTCACTATTCTCGGATACTGACTGTGTTCTGTAACGAATGACCGACTCTTGTCTGTGCGAACTGTGATCCGGATTCCCACCTCGGGTCGGGCCTGTTTTAGCTGTCCCCTAATGTCACACCCCTCGGCCAGTATAAGCTGAGACTGACACACCCCATCTGTCGGCCACACATTTCGACACACAGGTTGTGGTCACAACGACAGCCCGACAGATAACCCACAGAACACTTGCAGTCTGTCCACAGCGGCGCTTCCGTGTCAACTCCGGGACGTACCAGCTTTTAAGACCCGGTGGGCGGAACTCCGAAGGTATGTCACGGAAAGTCTTCTTCGATACGGACCCCGGCTGCGACGACGCGGTCATGCTGGCAATGGCGCTCGGTCACGAGGCAATTGATGTGGTCGGTCTCTCGACTGTTTGCGGAAACACGACTATCGAGAACACGACGCGAAACGCACACGCGATACTGGGTCTCGGTGGCTACGATGTTCCGGTGTCTCGGGGCTGTGGTCGCCCACTCGTCGACGACCTCACGACTGCCGAGTGGATTCACGGCGAGAACGGACTCCACGGCGATATCCCCGACAGTGAGGGCGACACACGTGATATCCACGGGGCCGACGCAATCGTCGAAGCCGCCCGCGAGTACGGAGACGAACTGACGATTGCAGCCGTCGGTCCGCTTCCGAACCTGGCAATGGCACTGGCAAAGGAACCCCGGTTACCCGACCTCGTCGAGGATATCTATCTCATGGGCGGGGCGGCGATGACGACCGGAAACGTGACACCGATGGCCGAGGCCAACTTCCACAACGACCCCGCGGCAGCCAGTCGCGTCCTGCAAGACGCCACTACCCGGATGGTCGGGCTAGACGTGACTAACCGCGCTACCGTCGCTCCCGAGTTCATCGAGGAGTTCCGCACGGCCGGTGGCATCCGGGGGACCGTCGCCGAGTGGCTCGACTACCGGCCCGACTCCGGAACCTACCCGCTGGCCGACGCGCCGGCCATCCACGACGCCGCTGTCGTCGCTGACATCATCGACGAGTCGGTGCTCACTTTCGAGGAGTACTACCTCGACGTGGACACGACCGGCGGCCCCTGCCACGGGGCAGTCATCTGCGACGAGTACGGCACGACCGACAATGAGCCAAACAGCGAGGTAGCCGTCGACATCGACGTGGACCGCTACCGTGAGGTTCTCGAAACTGGCGTCAGAGCGTACGCAGCGGACTGATTCACCCCTTAGCCTGTGACGGCTGCTTGCGGCGCTATTCGTAGACGTGGACGCTTCCGGTAGTGTTGTCCGCGATGTAGTCCCAGTCGTACTCCACGCCGAGGCCGGGGCCGTCAGGAACACTGACCGTCCCGTCGTCGTCGACCGCATCCATCAGGTCGGAGTAGCCCCCCTCGTACACCGGCGGCTGGGTGTTCTGGCAGTCCGGGTGGACAAGCGCCATTTCGTAGTAGTTCGAGTTCCGGCAGGCGGCGATGCAGTGACGCTGTGCCGGACCGGGCGCGTGGAACTCCACGTCCAGCCCGAACGCTTCGGCCATCCGGGCCACCTTAATCGCGCCGGTGATACCCGCATCGTACTCGGGGTCGGCCCGGAGGAAGTCGGTCGCCTCGCTGGCGGCGAAGTCGGATTTGATCTCCAGTCCGCGGATGTGTTCGGTCTGGAGAATCGGCGTATCGAGTTTCTGTGCCAGCTTCTTGTGTGCGTGCTGTGAGATACCGCCGTCGCGGAACGGGTCCTCGTACCAGAAGAAGTCCTGCTCATCGAGCGCCCGGCCAAGTTCCAGTGCGTCGGCGAACGTCTCCAGTTCGCAGGCCGGGTCGTGCATCAGGTCCATCTCGTCGCCGACCGCGTCGCCGACAGCGTGGACCGCCTCGACCTCGCGGTCGAGACTCCGGGCGTCGTCGCCGCCGCCCCAGCCGTGAATCTTGAAGCCGCCAAAGCCCTCGTCGCGACAGTCTTCGGCGAAGTCGGCGAAGGCCTCGGGCGAGTCCAGTCCGCCGGCGTCGTCGCCGTGATACGTGGAGGCGTAGGCGGGGATGCGCTCGCGGTAGGTTCCGAGCAGTTCGTGAATCGGCGCGTCGTAGTACTTGCCGGCGAAGTCCCACAGCGCGATGTCGATTGGGCCGATGCCCATCCGGTCGTATTTCCGGAGTGCGCGCTTGCATTCGGACCAGTGCTTCTCGCGTTTCAGCGGGTCTTTACCGATGAGGTACTGTGCGATGATGTTGTACTGGGCGGCTGCCGGCGAATTGCCGCCGACGTACTCGCCCGTGATTCCCTCCTCAGTATGAACCTGTACGCCGAATAGTTTCCGCGTGGTTGTCTCGCCCGGCGCATAGACCAGATTGAAGCCGTGCTTGTCGGTCCCCACATCTTCGAGGGGGTACTCGAACTCTCGGCTTTCGATTTTCGTTATCGTTGGCGACATTTGCCGGACATACTGTGGTGGGGGTATTAAAGCTACCCCGTGACAAAACGCTGTCTCTGCTTGAGCGGCTGCCACAGCAGCGACTGGACCGCCTGTCTCATTCAGTCCAGCGCGTCGAGGCGACGAATCCCGGGCTCACCCAGCCGCACCGAACAGCCGATGTACAGCGGTTCGATGACCCGGGGGTAGTCGAACGACACCGCGTGCTCGTGAAGCACTTTCGGGTCGCCGGCCTCGCCCTGCCACATATCGTGATGCGCGGGAAGCAACCGGGATAGCTGCAGCTGGTTCGCGGCCTCGATGATCTCGTTTTCGTCCATGTACCACTTCGTTCTGACACCGCTGTCCGGTTCAGGCTCGTAGATAGAGCCGACGGTTCCAAACGCCAGCGCGCCCACGTCGATGTCGAACCGTTCGCCAACGCCGGTAAACCCCTCTGCGGGCCGGCTGTCGCCGGCGTGGAAGAACGTCCCAGCGTCGTGCTCGATGACGTACCCCACCGGTTCGATGGCGTCAGGGTCGTTCGTCCCGGTAACGTGGATGGTGAAATCACCGACAACGAACTCATCACCGACGGCGATTTCGTTGCGCTGCCCGTCAGGCACCCGCATCTCACCGTCGTAGTCCGGGGAGTCATACGATGCCGACGGTGCATACAGGTCCGCGTCGAGGTCCTCGACCAGCGGGCCGTACGACGGCGGATGCATGTGGTCGATATGTTCGTGCGTGACGAGTGTGGCATCACACTCGGTCGCATCGGCGGGATCCATCGGTACCGGAATCATGCGGATGAGGTTCGGTGGGTCGCCAGTCCCGAAGTAAGGGTCGATGTACAGCGTCGTCGACTGCGAGCGGAGCACGAAACCGTTACAGCCGAGATACCAGACCACGACACCGTCGCCGGGGTCTGTCGCTTCAATCTCGTCGCGGACGAACCAGTCGTCCCACGTTGACTGAACCATGTGCCGAACTATGCCTGGCCGGGTCAAAAAATCTCGCACCGCGTTCAATCGAGCGTGACCGTCGACTCTGTCTCGGAGGCCTCGTAGACGGCTTTGATAGTGTTGATGTCGACGAGGCCGTGCTCTCCGTCGGCGTAGGGTTCGGTGTCGGTCAGTAGACAGTGGGCGAAGTACTCGAACTCCTCTTCCATCTGGTCGATCTGTTCGAAGCCGATGTCGACAGTCGTCCCCTCGTGAGACAACTGGAGCGCACGGTCGTCCCATGGGTAGAAGGCCGGTTCGACGCGGACCTTGCCTTCAGTTCCGAGTACGGAGATGTGGCTATCGAGATGTGCGTTCTGGCTGGCAGTACACACTGCGTACACGTGGCCGGGGAAATCTAGCTGGAACGCGCCGTGCTCGTCCGGCACGTCGGCGAACTCCTCCTGCACCGATGCGACGGTTCCCCGGACGGCCACGGGGTCGGCATCCAGCAGGAATCGGCTCGTGTTCAGCGGATAGATGCCGATATCCATGACGGCACAGCCGCCGGACAGCTCCCCGTCCAGCCGCCACTGGTCGGGGTCGGGGACGAGTTCGAGGATCGGCTCGGTCATGTTGCCGTGGACGAACAGCGGTTCGCCGATGTATCCCTCGTCGATGAGATCCTTCGCTCGCCGGACGGCTGGCTCGGTGTGCATCCGGTAGGCGATCATCAGCGTCGCGTCGTGTTCGTCACAGACGTCGACCATTCGCTCGGCACGCTCGATGGTGGCCTCCATCGGTTTCTCACAGAGGATCGCCTTATCCAGTTCTGCTGCCGTCTCGACGTACGGGAGGTGGAGCGCGTTCGGGGTAACGATGTAGACGGCGTCGTATGCGTCACTCGCGACTCCGTCGTGGAACTCTTCGTAGGTGATCGCGTGTTCGACCGTCTCCGAATCAGCGGCTACATCGGCTGCCTTTTCGCGGTCACTGCTGACCAGTACCGTTGTTTCACAGAGATCTCCCGCGTCGACGGCGGGCATCGCCTGTTCGGTCGTCCACCAGCCGACGCCGATCATCGCAAACCGAACGGGGTCGTCAGTTTCTGTCTGTTCCTGCCAGTCTCGACGGTCGAACCCTCCCGTGAGCGCGTCAACGTTCATACGGGTGCCGTCTCTTGGCTGGATATTATTTTTTGTGTTGGCATCCCGTGTCAGCCCATGCTGTCCCAGTGTATCGAATGACAGTTCATACATTAAGTAAACAAATCCCTGCAAATGAGATAATTGTTCGATATTGCAGAACAAAACAACAGTCTAACCGGTAGTATTCCACAGCCGTCAGTCGCTGCTCCGAATGGCAAATGCTGTTTTACGGCCCGTCTATGGCCTTTTCTCGTCCGTGCTCTCGGGTTCAGTATCGAGAATAACGGCAGTACAACCGTTACGGAAAGCGTTCCGTCATACTGAATGGTCGGTCATCACGGAGTGATAGGGTTCGGTCGACAGTTGGCTGGCTTGAAACGCTATCCTGATCGTTGTGGCCACGGTTTGCAGTGACTGACGATACCGCGGTGTTGTGTCCAACCGGACGCCGGGGCGCGCATCCCGAGAGTGGGCCGTCTGTACGGGATAGACAGTCCGATGTTGGGGCTGTTCCACAATCGTCGGTCGGGCCACGACCATGACTTTGCACGCTCACTCTTGCGGTTGACAAAAGCAACAGGGTCTAAAAACCAGTACGAAATAACCGTTCTGTAACAGAGCTCACACTCCGCAGACAACGACGGTGGCCGCCTCGGTTAGCTGTTGCGGTACACCGTCTTGATGTAGCTGAAGAACTCCAGTCCCGCGTCGCCCTGCTCGCGGTAGGTGTTCGTCGAGGAGCGCTTGAGGCCGCCGAAGGGAACGTGCAGTTCTAGGCCGGTCGTCTTCTCGTTGACCTTGACCACGCCGGACTCGGAGCGTTCGATGAACTCGTTTTCCTCCTCGATTCGGTCGGTGACAATGCTGGCCGAGAGCCCGTAGTCGATGTCGTTGGCAACTTCGACACCCTCGTCGAAGTCGGAGACGGGAATAACAGCGAGCACCGGTCCGAACACCTCTTCCTGTGCAATGCGCATATCCGACTCGACATCGGCGAACACCGCCGGCGAGATGAAGTTCCCGGCGTCGTACTCGCCGCCGGTGAGTTCCTCGCCGCCCGTTTCGAGGGTTGCCCCCTCCGACTGTGCGATGTCGACGTACTCCAGACTCCCCGCGAGTTCGTCTTCACTGACGTGTGGGCCCATGCCGGCCCGGTCGAGGCCGTTTCCGACTTCGAGGGACTCGGCGTAGTCGACGACGGCGTCCAGGAACTCGTCGTACACGTCCTCGTGGACGATAGCTCGGGAGGTCGCCGTACAGGCCTGACCCGTTCCGCCGAAGGCCCCGGCACCCACGATGTCAGCCGCCTTGTCCACGTCGGCGCTCGGCATGACGACCGTCGGGTTCTTCCCGCCCATCTCTGCCTGCGCACGCTTCCCGTTGCTCGTTGCCTGTTCGTAGACGTGCTCGCCGACCGAGGCACTGCCGGTGAACGAGACCACGTCAACGTCGTCGTGGGTGGTCAGCCGCTCACCGACCTCGCTACCGGGGCCACAGACCAGGTTGATAGCGCCGTCCGGAATCCCGGCCTCGTCCAGCGCCTCGACAATCATCGCGCCGACGGTCGGTGCCTGCATCGCGGGCTTGATGACAACGGTGTTGCCGACCGCGAGTGCCGGCGCAATCTTCCAGGCCGGGATCGCGATGGGATAGTTCCACGGCGTAATGAGCGCTGCGACGCCCATCGGCTCTTTTTTCGTCTGTAGGCCGGCACGGCCGCCGCTGGGCTGTTTGACGGTTCCGCCGAAGTCGCGGGCCTTCTCCGCGTAGTAATAGAAGATATCAATCGCACGCTGAACCTCGCCCTCGGCCTCGCCGAGCGGCTTTCCCTCTTCGCGGGTCAGTGTCTCCGCCAGCTTGTCTTTCCGGGATTTCAGGATTTCACCGGTCTCACGCAGGATCGCACCGCGCTCCGGACCAGACATCCCGGCCCACTCATCCGTCGCACCCGCTGCGGCCGCGACTGCCTCGTCGGCGTCTGCCGCCGAGCCCACCGGAACCGTGCTGACGATGTCCGTTTCGTCTGCTGGATTCGTGACGTCCTGTGTCTCCCCGGTTCCGGTCCACTCACCGCCGATATAGTTCTCATACGTCTGCGTCATACGTTTGAATCATCTCATTCCCAATACTTACGCGTTTCCCATCCTTCGCTGTGTCGCGACGTTCGACGGTGTGGAACGACGGCGACAACGCTGAACAACAAGCGTCGTAGTCACCGTAATCAGCGTTTCCAGAATCAGAGTTTCGATGACCGACTGCAGAATCCCAATTGAAGCCGGTAAAATAGCTACCGCTGTCAAACAACAAGACAACACGAACTCTGTGTGTTGCCAGATGTGTCACATCGCGAGGCGTGGCTGCGTTGCGATGCTTGTGTTGTTGGAAATCCTACTCTCTGCACGTATCTCTGTTCCTGTGTTATCTGCGCTCTGGTGTCGTCACTATGACCGATCCATGATGGGCGATATTCTAGTATATAAATGTACTCCATAGTATAACACGTGTATGTATGTTATCGGGCACGCTGTCGACAGTCGCTACTGCTGGACCAGCGGTCCCGGTATGACCACCTGTTGTTTAATATAGTGTTGACTGGTTTATTGACGTAAACAGCGCAGATCAAAAGATTGCAGTTACTGCACTTACGACGACCCAACTCTCTCTTGAATCAGTTGCGGCTATTCTGCCAGCGGCACTATTTCACTATTCGATCACAGAAACAAGATAATAAGTGGCCGAATACGAGCACAAATTTTGTGATAGCTTTCTAAAAGCCTACAATTTGGTACTACTCGAAGACACTCTCGCCCGTATCGAAATTAAACACGGATTTATCCGTCACCGTCAACGCCTTCGAGAAGTGCACCAGCAAGTGCACTCTTTCGGTGTGAGACCAGCAGATGGCAGTAAATATCATTTTCACTGTCTGCACCACAATTACACAGCGGGCATCCGTATGTGTGGTTCTTTGCTGTATCGGTGGCTCGCTTCGGGATGCTGGCTTGCATACATTGACAGACGCTCCGTGCAAATATAGCGATTTCTAGGACTCCTATGTCGCCCTCAATGGATATATGGAGACTCTCTTCAGGGTGTACTCCTTCCGGAAGCAACACATACCATGATTTACCTCATGTCCGGTCCAGCGTCGCGATAAACTCCACAGTCTGCGTGTTCATGTTGCGCACCAAACGAGACCTCGTCGGTTAGACAGCCTTGCCGAAATGACATACCGCGAGCAGCATCTGCCACGAAAATGCCCGCTACTTTCCTCATATCTCCCCAATATGTTTGCTGAATGCACCCGTATATAGCTGAAAAAGCTGGTTCGAATATATGGCATCTTCGGGCGTCGATCAACAGCGCAGCTACCGACGGTCGTTCGATAGTTCGCGTGCTCTCATAGAATTACCCTGCACCCGCTCCTGTAGCCGCTGTATTCGCTCGTCCATCGGCGGATGCGTCGACAGGAGGCGTGACAGATTGCTGTCCGTTTCGCCGTGAACGTATAGTTGTCGCAGGAGTCCCGGATCCGGCTTCGACGCCTGTTCGATTTTCACGAGGGCCCGGGCGAGCCCAACGGGATTCCCCGTAACCTCGACCGCGCGGTCGTCGGCTGCCAACTCACGACGTCTGGAGTAGCTGAGTATCAGCAGTGTCACGGCGAATCCGAGACCGGCAACGACCTGCAGCGAGTACCGCTGTGTCCGCCCAAGCCAGGAGCGCGACCACGACGACGGGTCGCCACGCACCAGTGCGAGCGACCGGGCGACACCACCGACCAGCACCACGATGGGAAATAACACGAGGCCGACGAGTCCGACAAGCGTCTGGACGAGGCTGTACGCGACGGTCTGAACGAGTGCATCACGGGTCTCCAGATGCGCGAGTTCATGCCCCAGAAGAGCCTCGAATTCTGCTGGGGACAACAGCTGGAACAGCCGTCTGTCGAGGACGATAGCTCCGGCTCCGCCACCGATGGCAAACGCGTTCGGGACTGGTAGCTCCGCCAGTAGCAGCGTCGGTGTGTCGACATCCATCTGATCGACAAGCCCGTCAAGACGGCGGTGGAGTTCCGGTGCACGCGTCCGCGAGAGTTCGACTGCATCGAGGGACCGCTTGAGTTGCGCTGTTGCAGCCCAGTAGTTCAAGATGCCGAGAACGATCGCGGTCCCGAGAATGACCAGCGCGGCCAACAGTGGTGACGGGCGGCTGTTCCACACTGGCAACAGCAGCACGTACCCCACGTATGCAGCCATGAGATAGACCAGCAGCGACACCAGCCCGACGATGCCCACGAGTAGCCGTCGGGTCACAGCCATGTATGGCGGTACGCCGTTGTGCGAAAAAACCGCTTTGGTGGGTGACTGCCGGCTACGCCTACACACTTCGGTGCCACGTTCCCGAGATATTTGATATAGCGATATTAGATTTATTATAGTTCCAAAAACGGGTCGCCTCTCGGCTGAAACGGCGGCAAAAAAGCATTTCGGCCGTGACCGACGATAGCTGTCGACTGGTGCACACTGTAGCCGACACGCCTTTTTCACCGCCACACAGACGACTCAGTATGCGAATCGCACGACTTCTGACGGACCGTGGACCGGTTACCGGCGAATACGTCGACGGCGTCATCCACGCTGACGATGGGCAGTACGTGGTTGGCCGCGACGGGCGGCTGCTCCCGCCGTGTGAACCGACCGCGCTGTACTGCGTCGGTCGGAACTACGCCGCTACGAACGACCAGATGGATTACGACCGCCCCGAGGAACCGGACTTCTTCATCAAGCCGCCGGCGGCGCTACTCGCCCATGAGCAGGACATTCCTTACCCGCCGTTCACCGATGAACTCACCTACGCAGGCGAGCTGGCCGCAGTCATAGACAAGCGGTGTCACGATATCGATCCCGCTGACGTTCCCGACGCGGTCAGGGGATACACGGTCCTGAACGATGTCGATGCGCTGGACCAGCAGGGTCGAACCGCGCGAAAAGCCTTCGATGGTTCTGGGCCGCTGGGGCCGTGGATCGAGACTGACGTTGATCCCACCAGCACCGATATGTACACGGACATCAACGATGAGCGCCGCCAGTCCGCCAACACCCGCGAGATGCTGTTCGGGCCCCACGAAGTTGTCGCGTACCTCTCGGAGCGGTTCACGTTCCGCCCCGGCGACGTCATCGCCTTCGGTAGCCCGGCCAACCCGGGGACTGTCGCGCCCGGCGACACAATCGAAATAACCTACGACGGCGTCGGCACGCTCCGGAACTCGGTTGTTGAGCCGTAGCGTCGACTGAGCACTAAAAACGCAGCAAAACGGCTTTTGAGGTCGTCTACGTGCAGAATGGTGGGCTTAGTAGTTGACTGGAATAAACTACTATCCGCTATACAAAATCACTGTAGCCGAGTCCGAATCGTTTCCGCGGTTTGCTCGCCGATACCGTCGATGGCCGTCAGTTCCTCGTCGGAGGCCGTCCTGACGTTGTCCACGCTGCCGAAGCGTCGGAGCAGTCGCTTCCGCGTCTCGGGGCCGATTCCGGGCACCTCGTCCAGCGTCGTCGACACGTCGTCCCGCAGCGTCTGGTGGTACTGCACGGCAAAGCGGTGTGCTTCGTCACGAACCCGCTGAAGCAGGTGGAGTTGCGGGGCGTCGTCGTCCCAGTCGTACACGCGGTCGGGCGTGATGACCATCTCCTCGTCTTTTGCGAGTGCGACGGCCGGCACGTCCCAGCCGGTCTCGGCCAGCGCGTCGCGGGCCGCCCCGAGCTGGCCGTCGCCGCCGTCGATGAGCAGCAGGTCCGGGTCCGGCCGGTCGTCCCGGCCTTCGACGGCGCGTAGCGCCCGCCAGCGAACGAGTTCGCGCATGTTCGCGTAGTCGTCGTTTCGCTCGGTGAGCTTCTTCCGGCGGTAGTCGCTCTTTGCCGGGGAGCCGTCGACGAAGGTGACGTTCGAGCCGACGGCCGACCGGCCCTGGGCGTGGCTCACATCGAACCCCTCGATGCGGCTCGGGTGGTCGATACCCAGCGCGTCGGCCAGACGGCCGCTCTCGTCGTCGGTCCCGCCGCGCTGACGGGCGTTCTTCAGTGCGAGGTCGACCAGCGTCGCCTCCCGACCGGCCCCGGGCACCCCGAGCGTGACGCCCTCGCTTTCCAGCCACGCCTCGATGTCCGGGTCGGCGGGGGACTCGGCACAGAGAATCCGATCCGGGAGGTCGCGTTCGGCGTAGTACTGCGGGATGAACGCCTGGTACACGCCGGCGGTTCCCTCGCCGTCTGGCGCTTCGAGCGTGTGGCGGTCCCGTTCGACGAGCTTGCCGCCCTCGGCGTGGAGCCGGGCGACGATGGCGCGCTCGCCCTCGATGGCGGCCCCGAGCACGTCCGTCGTCTGGGACCCCCCGGAGTCGCTGACGGCGGTGTCGCCCTCGCCGTGGAGCGCCTCGACGGCCCCGAGCTTGTCCCGGAGGTTCGCTGCGCGTTCGAACTCTTGGTTCTGTGCGGCGGTCTCCATCTCGCGGCGCAGCGGGTCCGCGAGCACGCCGGTCTCGCCTTCGAAATATCGGGTGACGGCTTCGACGTCCTCGGCGTATTCGGTCTCGCTGATCTCGCCGGTGCAGGGCGCGGTACAGATGCCCATCTCGTAGTCCAGACAGGGCCGGTCCCGGTTGCTGTACTTGTGGTCGGAACAGCCCCGCAGTCCGTACGTCTCCCGCAAGGCCTTCACCACCGTCTCAACCCGCCCCTTGTCGGTGAACGGCCCGTAGATGGTCGCGCCGTCCTCGGGGTCACGGGTCACCTCGATGCGGGGGACGGCGTGGTCTGTCAACTGGACCAGCGGGTAGGACTTGTCGTCTTTCAGCCGGACGTTGTAGGGCGGTCGGTGGCGCTTGATGAGGTTCGCTTCCAGCAACAGTGCCTGTGTCTCGGTGTCGGTGACGGCGAAGTCGATGGTCTCGGCCCGTTCGACCATCTTGGCGATGCGCTCGCTCCGCGGATCTGCGTAAGAGCGCACGCGGTCGCACAGGTCGACGGCTTTCCCGACGTAGAGGACCCGGCGCGTGTCGTCCCGGCCCTGTTCAAACAGGTACACGCCGGGCTCCCGTGGCAACGACCCCGCGCGTTCTCGGACCT
Proteins encoded in this window:
- a CDS encoding MBL fold metallo-hydrolase, with the translated sequence MVQSTWDDWFVRDEIEATDPGDGVVVWYLGCNGFVLRSQSTTLYIDPYFGTGDPPNLIRMIPVPMDPADATECDATLVTHEHIDHMHPPSYGPLVEDLDADLYAPSASYDSPDYDGEMRVPDGQRNEIAVGDEFVVGDFTIHVTGTNDPDAIEPVGYVIEHDAGTFFHAGDSRPAEGFTGVGERFDIDVGALAFGTVGSIYEPEPDSGVRTKWYMDENEIIEAANQLQLSRLLPAHHDMWQGEAGDPKVLHEHAVSFDYPRVIEPLYIGCSVRLGEPGIRRLDALD
- a CDS encoding glucose-fructose oxidoreductase codes for the protein MNVDALTGGFDRRDWQEQTETDDPVRFAMIGVGWWTTEQAMPAVDAGDLCETTVLVSSDREKAADVAADSETVEHAITYEEFHDGVASDAYDAVYIVTPNALHLPYVETAAELDKAILCEKPMEATIERAERMVDVCDEHDATLMIAYRMHTEPAVRRAKDLIDEGYIGEPLFVHGNMTEPILELVPDPDQWRLDGELSGGCAVMDIGIYPLNTSRFLLDADPVAVRGTVASVQEEFADVPDEHGAFQLDFPGHVYAVCTASQNAHLDSHISVLGTEGKVRVEPAFYPWDDRALQLSHEGTTVDIGFEQIDQMEEEFEYFAHCLLTDTEPYADGEHGLVDINTIKAVYEASETESTVTLD
- a CDS encoding aldehyde dehydrogenase family protein gives rise to the protein MTQTYENYIGGEWTGTGETQDVTNPADETDIVSTVPVGSAADADEAVAAAAGATDEWAGMSGPERGAILRETGEILKSRKDKLAETLTREEGKPLGEAEGEVQRAIDIFYYYAEKARDFGGTVKQPSGGRAGLQTKKEPMGVAALITPWNYPIAIPAWKIAPALAVGNTVVIKPAMQAPTVGAMIVEALDEAGIPDGAINLVCGPGSEVGERLTTHDDVDVVSFTGSASVGEHVYEQATSNGKRAQAEMGGKNPTVVMPSADVDKAADIVGAGAFGGTGQACTATSRAIVHEDVYDEFLDAVVDYAESLEVGNGLDRAGMGPHVSEDELAGSLEYVDIAQSEGATLETGGEELTGGEYDAGNFISPAVFADVESDMRIAQEEVFGPVLAVIPVSDFDEGVEVANDIDYGLSASIVTDRIEEENEFIERSESGVVKVNEKTTGLELHVPFGGLKRSSTNTYREQGDAGLEFFSYIKTVYRNS
- a CDS encoding heat-shock protein HtpX encodes the protein MAVTRRLLVGIVGLVSLLVYLMAAYVGYVLLLPVWNSRPSPLLAALVILGTAIVLGILNYWAATAQLKRSLDAVELSRTRAPELHRRLDGLVDQMDVDTPTLLLAELPVPNAFAIGGGAGAIVLDRRLFQLLSPAEFEALLGHELAHLETRDALVQTVAYSLVQTLVGLVGLVLFPIVVLVGGVARSLALVRGDPSSWSRSWLGRTQRYSLQVVAGLGFAVTLLILSYSRRRELAADDRAVEVTGNPVGLARALVKIEQASKPDPGLLRQLYVHGETDSNLSRLLSTHPPMDERIQRLQERVQGNSMRARELSNDRR
- a CDS encoding fumarylacetoacetase, producing the protein MRIARLLTDRGPVTGEYVDGVIHADDGQYVVGRDGRLLPPCEPTALYCVGRNYAATNDQMDYDRPEEPDFFIKPPAALLAHEQDIPYPPFTDELTYAGELAAVIDKRCHDIDPADVPDAVRGYTVLNDVDALDQQGRTARKAFDGSGPLGPWIETDVDPTSTDMYTDINDERRQSANTREMLFGPHEVVAYLSERFTFRPGDVIAFGSPANPGTVAPGDTIEITYDGVGTLRNSVVEP